From the genome of Nakamurella flavida:
CCGGAGGCGATGGCGATCTTGCGCTCGGCGTAGGGCAGCGGGGGGACGTCGAACAGTCGGGCGATGCCCTGCCGTTCCTCGACCTCGATGAGCAGCACGCGGCGTCCGTCGGCGGCCAGGGCCAGCGCCAGCGCGGCGGCCACCGTGGTCTTGCCGGTCCCGCCCTTGCCGGTGACCACGTGCAGCCGGGCGCGCCGGCCGGCGGTGTCCCAGCCGGGCCGGGCCTGCGGGTCGGCCACGACCGGCGAGGGGGCGGTGGTCATCGGGTCCTCTCTGACGGGCGGGGCGGGGTCGCGATGCGGGGTCATGGAGCGGGCCACGTCAGGATCAGGACGCCAGTGCCATCACGGCGATGGCCAGGGCCGGCACCGCGATGATCACCAGCGCCAACCACAGGGGGGAGAAGAGCACCACGGCGAAGACGACGGGGACGGCGAGAACGCCGACCGCGTGCGCCCGCCAGGCTCCCGGCAGGGCCGACCCCCGTCGTTCCCGGGCGGTGTCCATCCGCAGCAGCACCAGGACCAGCACCATCAGTGCCGCGACGCCTGCCGCCACCCAGTGCCACCAGTCCATCGCCCCAGGGTAGAGGCCGGGCCCGGCGGGCCGTCCCGGGCCCGCGCGGGTCGACCGGCCGACGGGACGCCGGGGTGCGGCGTCCTAGAGTTGCCCCCATGACGACTCCCGCAGGTCCGGCCGGCCCCCGCCGGTTCGAGTACTCGACCGTTCCGCTGATCACCCACGCCACCAAGGCGATCCTGGACACCTGGGGGGAGGACGGCTGGGAGCTGGTGCAGGTCGTCCCCGGCCCCAACCCCGAGCAGCTGGTGGCCTATCTGAAGCGCGAGCGCGCATGAGCGTGCAGGCCCGCCTGGACGAACTGGGCATCACGCTGCCCGCGGTCCCGGCCGCGGCCGGCAGCTACCTGCCGTTCGTCCGGACCGGCGACCTGGTCTTCACCGCCGGTCAGCTGCCGTTCGTGGACGGGGCGCTCCCGGCCACCGGGAAGGTCGGCGCCGAGGTGTCCCCGGAGGACGCCCGTACCTATGCCCAGCTCTGCGCGCTCAACCTGCTGGCCGTGATCGACGCGGCCGTCGGGGTGGACCAGGTGGTCCGGGTGGTCAAGGTCGTCGGGTTCGTGGCGTCCGCGGACGGCTTCACCGGTGCCCCCGGCGTCGTCAACGGGGCGTCCGACTTCCTGGTCGAGGTGTTCGGTGACGCCGGTCGGCATGCCCGGTCCGCGGTGGGGGTGGCCGAACTGCCGCTCGGCTCACCCGTCGAGATCGAGGCCGTCGTCCAGGTGCGCTGACGCCTGCCGCACGGTGTCCCGGTGGACCTCGCTCATCCCCGGGAGGGTCAGGCGGGGGTCCACCGGATCGGCCCCGGTCAGCACGGCGGTCAGGTAGTTCCGGTCGGCCGCCCACCGGTCCATCGGTGCGTCGCTCACCGTGCCGTGGCCCGGCACGAGCAGGGCGGCGCGCCGGACGTAGGGGTGCAGCAGGGTGAGCGCGTGCTCGTGGTCGGCGAGTGCGTGCGGCCCCTGATCGGGCAGCGGGAGTTCGACGTCGCTGAGCATGTCGCCGGCCAGCAGGACCCGCGCGTCCGGGAGCCACACCGCGGTGTGTCCCGGGGAGTGGGCCCGGTGGGTGACGAGCCGTAGTTCCGGCCCGTCCCACGGGATGCGGTCGGCATCCAGGGCACGGACGTCCCCGGCCAGCGCGACGAGCTCGGGCGGGAAGTCCGGGCCCAGCGCCACGGCCAGGCCCGGCCGGTCGCGGCGGCTGCGGTCCGCCGCCGCGGGAGACGCCCACCGGGGGGCCGACCCGAATCGCGGATGCCAGAGCACGTGGTCGTGATGGGCGTGGGTGGCGAACCCGGCCACCACCGTCAGGCGTTCCGCCTCGAGCCGGTCGGCGATGTCGGCGAGCTCGTCCGGATCCCACGAGGGGTCCACGAGCACCGCCCGGCCGGCCCAGGCGATCACCGTCGCCGTGGTCCGGTCCCGTCGGGCCGTCCGCACCAGCACCCGCAGGTCGGGCCCGGTCACCACCTCGCGCCAGCTCACGGGCGCACGGTAGGCCATCCCGAGGCGCTCGCTACGGTGGCCCCATGTCGTCGCTGCGCGTGCTGGACCCCCAGGTGGCCGTGCTGCTCGCGCCCAATCCGGGGCCGATGACCCTGGACGGCACCAACTCCTACCGGTTGGCCGCTCCGGGGACCGCGGCGGCGGTGGTGGTGGATCCCGGGCCGGACGACACCGATCACCTGCGGACGCTGGCCGCCGCCGGCCCGGTGGAACTCGTCCTCATCACCCATCGCCATGCCGACCACACGGCCGGCGCCGCGGCGTTCGCCGCGATGACCGGCGCTCCGGTCCGGGCCGTCGACCCGGTGCACTGCCTCGGTGCGTCCCCGCTGACGGCCGACGAGCGGATCGACGCCGCCGGTCTGACCATCACGGTGCTGGCCACCCCGGGTCACACCGCCGACTCGGCCTGCTTCCGGCTCCCCGGCCCCGGCTCCGGCTCGGTGCTGACGGGGGACACGATCCTGGGTCGCGGCACCACCGTCCTCGCGCCGCCGGACGGCTCGCTGGCGGACTACCTGCGCACGCTGGACCTGCTCGCGGGTCTCGGTGCCGCCCGGGTGCTGCCGGCCCACGGCCCCGAGCTGCCCGATCTCGCCGCGGTGTGCCGGGCCTACCGCCGGCACCGGGAGGAGCGGCTGGCCCAGGTGCGCGATGCGGTGACGGCGGCGTCGCTGGACCCCGGGGACCCGGCGGCGGTGGGCGTGGTGACCGACCGGGTCTACGGGGAGGTGGATCCGTCGGTGCGCGGCGCCGCCGAGTCGTCGGTCGCCGCGCAGCTGCGGTACCTGGCCGGTGGGGGACGGTGAGTCCGTCGCCCGGCGGTCTGGACGGCGTGCTTCCGCTCCTCGTCTGCCCCCACTGTCGGCTCGAGCTGAGCCGGCCGGAACCCGCTGTGCTGGCGTGTGTCTCGGGGCACCGGTTCGACGTCGCACGCCAGGGCTACGTCGCGCTGCTCGGCCCGGGGGCCCGGACCGACACCGGTGATTCGGCCGACATGGTCGCGGCGCGGGTCGACCTCCTGGGCAGCGGGGCGTACGCCCCGATCGTCGACGCCGTCGTGCAGGCCGTCCGCGGGTCGACCGGGGACGGGGGTGCCGTGGTCGAGCTGGGTGCCGGGACCGGGTACTACCTGGGCGCGTGCGTCGGGGCCGTCCCCGGTTCGACCGGGCTGGCGATCGACTCGTCCCGCTACGCCTCGCGCCGTGCGGCCGCCGTCCATCGCCGGGTCGGCGCGGTGCTGGCCGACGCGTGGTCGGCCCTGCCGGTGCGGGACTCCTGTGCCGACGTCGTGCTCAGTGTCTTCGCACCGCGGACCCCGTCGGAGATCCACCGCATCCTGACCCCGGGCGGCCGGCTGGTCTGCGTGACGCCGCGGCCGGGTCACCTGGCCGAGCTCCGGGACGTCGTCCCGCTGCTCGCCGTGGACGCGGGCAAACAGGACGCGCTCGTCGGGGCGTTCGCCGGCCTGCTCGAACCGGTCGGATCCACGCAGGTGGAGTACCGGATGGAGCTGACCGGCCCGCAGGTCGGTGCGTTGATCCGGATGGGCCCGACCGCGCGCCATCTCGACGTCGCAACGGTGGCCGCGACCTCCCGCGCAGCCCGTGCGGTGACGGTGTCCGTCACCTGCACGGTGCTGCAGCGTCCGACCCGATAGTCCTCAGCGAGCCCGGCGGGACAGCCGGTCGGCGTCGAGCAGGACCACCGACTTGCCCTCCAGGCGCAGCCAACCGCGGTGGCCGAAGTCGGCCAGGGCCTTGTTGACCGTCTCCCGCGAGGCCCCGACCAGCTGGGCCAGTTCCTCCTGGGTGAGGTCGTGGGTGACCCGCAGGTGCCCACCCTCCTGCTGGCCGAACTGACGGGCCAACTGCAACAGGGCCTTGGCGACCCGGCCGGGGACGTCGGTGAAGATCAGGTCGGCCAGGGAGTTGTTGGTCCGCCGCAGGCGACGGGCCAGCACGCGGAGCAGCTGCTCGGCGATCTCCGGGCGCTTGTTGATCCACTCCTTGAGCGCGCCACGGTCCATCGTGGCCAGGCGCACGTCGGTCACCGCCGTCGCCGAGGACGTCCGGGGCCCCGGGTCGAAGACCGAGAGCTCGCCGAACATGTCCGACGGGCCCATCACGGCCAGCAGGTTCTCCCGGCCGTCGGGCGAGTGCCGGCCCAGCTTGATCTTCCCGGAGAGGATCACGTAGAGCCGGTCACCCAGCTCGCCCTCGGCGAAGATGGAGCTGCCACGCGGGTACTCCACCGTCTCCAGTTGGGTCCCCAGAGCCATGGCGGCGTCGGGGTCGACTCCTTGGAAGATGCCGGCCCTGGCGAGGGTTTCCTCCACCTGTCCTCCTGGCGAACGCATGCAGCGGCGAATGTCGAGTGTCGCCCGTCACAAGGCGACGATGGGTCAGTCTAGGGGCCTGCGGGCGGACCGGCGGCGCGGGGCGCCACCCGGCGTCGGCCGGCGGTTCGGCGAACCGGACGACCGGGCGGTCAGCCGCGCGAGCGGCGGCGTGCGCGGGGGCGCCGACGGCGCCGGAAGGTGTCCAGTGCGCGGGACCAGCCGTACCGGATGAAGGTGTTCACCTCGTCCGGTCGCGCCTGGTCCAGGAACTCCTCGACCTCGCCCTCGCTGACCGTGGGGCTGCGCAGCCGGTTCTCCACCCGTTCCATGAGGATGGCGAAGACCATCAGCAGCAGCGGGATGAGGAGCACCAGGAAGACCGTCATGACCCGCACAGTGTCCCGCACCGGGCGGACCGTGTCGACGCAGGCGCGCGGGGCCCGGGGGTGTCGGGGGGCTGTGCGAGGGTGGTGCGGTGGTCATCGCCTCACGCATCCCGAGCACGCCCCTGGCGCGTACCCGCCGGGCCCACAGGATCGACGCGCAGCTGACGGTCGCCTTTCCCGATGCGCACTGCGAGCTGGACTTCACCACGCCGCTCGAGCTGGCCGTGGCCACCGTGCTGTCCGCGCAGTGCACCGATGTGCGGGTCAACCTGACCACCCCGGCGTTGTTCGCGCGATACCGCACGGCGGCGGACTACGCCGGCGCGCAGCGGGCCGAGCTCGAGGAGATGATCCGGCCGACGGGGTTCTTCCGGAACAAGGCATCCTCGCTCATCGGGCTCGGGCAGGCCCTGGTGGAGCGGTTCGACGGGGTGGTCCCCGGCACCCTGGGCGAGCTCGTCACCCTGCCCGGCATCGGTCGCAAGACCGCGAACGTCGTGCTGGGCAACGCCTTCGGTGTCCCCGGGATCACGGTGGACACCCACTTCCAGCGCCTCACCCAGCGGTGGGGGCTGACCGAGCAGACCGATCCGGTGAAGATCGAGCACGAGATCGGGGCCCTGCTGCGGCCGGCCACGTGGACGATGTTCTCCCACCGGGTCATCTTCCACGGGCGGCGGGTGTGCACCGCCCGCAAGCCGGCCTGCGGAGCCTGCGTCCTGGCGTCCACCTGCCCGTCGTACGGCACCGGGCCCACGGATCCGGTCGCTGCCGCTGCCCTGATCACCGGGTCGGAACGCGAGCACCTGCTGGGCCTGGTCGAGCCCGGGGACCACGGATGACCGTTCCCGCCGGGGTCGGTGACGGGGCCGGTCGGGACGGCGATCCGACGACCGGCCGGCTGCTGGTCGACCCCACCGCGCTGCCCGGCTGGCTCCGGCCGCTGGCGCAGCGGGTGGACGGCGCTGGGCTGCCACCGCTGCCCCGGGCGATGGCCCAGCGCGCGCCCGCCGACGCGCGCCGGGGTGCGGTGCTGATGCTGCTGGGCGAGGGGCCGGCCGGGCCCGATCTGCTGTTGACCGTCCGGGCCGACACGCTGCGGGCCCATCCCGGGCAGCCCGCCTTCCCCGGCGGCGGCGCCGATCCCGGGGAGGACGCGGTGGCCACCGCCCTGCGGGAGGGGGCCGAGGAGACCGGCCTGCACCCCGAGGGGGTGACCCCGGTGGCACTGTTCCCCGAGGTGTACGTGGTGCCGTCCCGTTACCGGGTACGGCCGGTGCTGGCGTACTGGCACACCCCGGGCGAGGTCGGACCGGTGGACCCCGCGGAGACGGCGCAGGTGGCCCGGGTCCCGATCGCCGATCTGGCCGATCCCGATCGGCGCGGTCAGGTCGCCCTGCGCGACGGCTTCGTCTCGCCGGCCTTCGACGTCGCCGGCACGATCGTGTGGGGGTTCACCGGCGCGCTGGTCGATCTGCTGGTGCGGGCCGGCGGTTGGGAGCGGCCCTGGGACCCCGATCGTCGGCTGCATCCCCCCGGTCTCGTCCATCCGCCCGGTCCGGTGTCCACCGCCGGATGAACCTCGACCGGGTGACGGGCGTCTGGTTCGGCATGGACGACCTCCGCATCACCGTCCCTCGCCGGCGTGACCCGGCCCGGGCCGCCGCATGAACGTCGTCGACGTCGTCGTCGTGGCGATGCTGCTCCTGGCGGCCGTCTCCGGGTTCCGGCAGGGCCTGATCACCGCGATGCTCACCCTGCTCGGCGCGGTCGGCGGCGCGGTCCTGGCCATCCGCCTGTCGCCGATGCTGATGACCAGGGTGGACGACTCGGCCGCCAAGGTCGCGATCGGCGTGGCCTGCGTCGTCGTCGGGGTGGGGGCCGGGGAGCTGATCGGGTCGGCCGTCGGCCGCCGGATCGCCCGACGCATCACCTGGCGGCCGGCCAAGGCGGTGGAACGCACCCTCGGGCTGCTCGTGCACACCGCCGCCGTGCTGGTGGTCATCTGGATGGTCGCCGTGCCCCTGGCCTCGGTGCCGTACCCCGCCGTCTCCTCGGCGATCCGTTCCTCCGAGGTCCTCGGCCGGGTCGACACGGTGATGCCCGCCCCGGTCCGCGACCTGTCCGACGGGCTCCGGACGGTGTTCGACGACTCCGGCTTCCCGGCCATCCTGGACCCGCTGGCGCCCACCCCGGACGTCACGGTGCCGGAGCCGGATCCCGCCCTGGCGGGTGACCCGGCGCTGCAGGCGGTCCAGGGTTCGGTCCTGAAGATCCGGGCCCAGTCCGATTCCTGTTCCCGCACCATGTCCGGCACCGGCTTCGTGATCGGTCCGGAGCGACTGCTCACCAATGCCCACGTGGTCGCGGGTTCGTTCCGGGCGGTGGTGGAGACCGGAGCCGGCACCGTCGACGCGAGCGTGGTGGTCTACGACCCCGAGCGTGACCTGGCCGTGCTGGCCGTGCCCGGACTGACGGCTCCGGCCCTGACCTTCGCCGACACGCCGGCGGGCAGCGGTGATGACGCCGTGGTCGCCGGCTACCCCCTCGGTGGCCCGTACACGCTCGGCGCCGCCCGGATCAGCTCCGAGTTCACGCTGCGCGGGCCGGACATCTATGCCGCGGACACCGTCCAGCGGGAGGTCTACACGGTGCGTGGGTCGGTGCGGCCCGGGAACTCCGGTGGACCGCTGCTCGACCCGGACGGCACCGTGCTCGGCGTGGTGTTCGGCGCATCGGTGGCCGAACCCGAGGTCGGGTTCGCGCTGACCGCGGCGGAGGTGGCGCCGGTGGTGGCCGCCGGACTGGTGGACGACACCGCCGCGGGGACCGGGGCCTGCACCGCCGCCTGAGGCGGCCGGGCCCGGCGGGTGCCGATCTCGTGCCGGCCCCGGTCGGTGTCCGCCGCGACCTGGGCGATCAGCTCGGTGAGGAGATCGGGTGCCTCCTCGGCCGGGAAGTGACCCACGGCCGGGACACGGGTCATCCGGTACGGCCCGAGACACCACTGACGGGCCTCGACGAGCGCGGACGCGGGGACGAACCGGTCACCGTCCCCGGTCACGTGCAGCACGGGCACGCGGATCGGTGTGGTGAGCGCCTCGCGGTGACGGAATCCGTCCGCACGCACCGGAGAGCGGGCGACCCACCGAAGGTGCTCGACCGCGCCGCGGGCGGCGCCCGGGATCTGGATCGCCCGTCTCATCCGTGCCGCGGTCTCGGTGAAATCGGCCGAGGCCCGCCAGGCCGGTCCGGCCTGCGACCGCATCAGGCGTTCCACCAGCGCGCCGTGACCGGCCTGCAGGTGGCGCTCGGGCCAGACCGGGAGCGCCGACCAGGACAGCAGCCGCCGGTAGCGATCGGTGGCCAGCGGCCAGGCGACCCGCGCCACGCTGGCCGGGTGCGGCGCGGAGATGGCCACCACCGCCCGGACCTGGGCCGAGCTGAGCACGGCGGTGTCGAATGCGGTGACGCCACCCTGACCCTGTCCGACGATGACGGCGTCCCGTTCACCCAGCGCACGGACCAGACCGGCCAGGTCGGCGGCGAGATTGCGGGCGTCGTACCCGCGGGGGGTCTTGTCGGTGTCCCCGTACCCACGGAGGTCGACCGCGACGGCGCGGAACCCCCGCTCGGCCAGGCCGGCGAGCTGGTGCCGCCAGGACCACCAGTACTGGGCGAAACCGTGCACGAGCAGCACCAGGGGGCCGGAACCGGCCTCGGCGAGGTGGAACCGGATGCCGTTGGCGCTCACGTCCCGGTGGGTCCACGGGCCGGCCTCGCGGACGGAGGAGGGCGGCACCGGCGTCATCGCGCGTCCGGCGTGAGCCACATCGGGGGGCCGGTCGGTACCCGGGTCAGCGCCGCGGGAGGGTGGTGGGCTGGACGGCGCCCTGGGTCGCCGTCTCCGGGGTGTGGGTGGCGGCGTACTTCAGGGTGGACGCGGTCTCCGTCAGCGAGGCGATGGTCTGCTCGGGCTTCTTGATCTGCTTGACCTTGCGCCAGCCGAGGAACGCCAGGGCACCGGCCGCCAGCACCATCACGATGAACACGATGGCGAAGGCCAGCGATCGGGGCAGCCAGATGGCGAGGATCTCGCCGATCATGAAGAAGAAGAAGAAGAGGGAGAACACCCCGATGGCGGCGGCGAGTCCGAAGAAGATGCCGCCGCGCACCCCGCTCTTGACGCTGGCGGTGACCTCCATCTTGGCCAGCTCGATCTCCGAGCGGACCAGGGTGGACATGTGCTCGGTGGCCTGCTTGACCAGCGAGCCCATCGAGGCGGAACGATCCACGTCCGGCTCGGTGACCAGCGGGATCGCGGCGTTCGCCGCCCCGGGCACGGTCAACCGGTTCGTCTGGTGGGGGGTCCCGGACATCGCCACGGCGGGCTCCTCGATCGCTTCGTCACAACGGTGATGGCGCGACCGGGGCACCGCATCGTCCCGGCCGGCCGCAGGTCTGGGGGTCATCGTGCCACGCCGACCGGGTCCCGACCGCCCCCAGGGGGCCGCGTCGGGATCCGGTCGGCCGGTGTCGTCAGTCCGCCGAGCCGCCACCCAGCCCGGAGGTGATCATGTTCATCACCGCGGAGTCCTGCAGGGTGGTGACATCGCCGAGTTCGCGGTTCTCGGCCACGTCCCGCAGCAGGCGTCGCATGATCTTGCCCGACCGGGTCTTGGGCAGTTCGGCGACGACCATGATCTGCCGGGGTCGGGCGATCGGCCCGATCTGCTTCGCCACGTGGGCACGGAGCTCGTCGATCAGGGCCTTGGCCGCGGAGCCGTCGTCGCCGTCCCGCTCGGCGGCGTCCTCGGCGGCCTGCACGGCCGCGCCGCGCAGGATCACGAACGCCACGATCCCCTGGCCGGTCATCGGGTCCGATGCCCCGACGACCGCCGCTTCGGCGACCGAGGGGTGGGCGACCAGGGCCGACTCCACCTCGGTGGTGGAGATGCGGTGACCGGAGATGTTCATGACGTCGTCGACGCGGCCGAGCAGCCACAGGGCGCCGTCCGTGTCGTACTTGGCGCCGTCACCGGCGAAGTAATAGCCCTGGGCGGCGAAGCGCGACCAGTAGGTGTCCACGTAGCGCTCGTCATCGCCCCAGATGGTGCGGAGCATGGCCGGCCACGGCTTGTCGACGACGAGGTACCCGCCCTCCCCGTCGCCGACGGGCACGCCCTCGTCGTTCACGACGACGGCGCTGATGCCCGGCAGCGGGCGCATGGCCGACCCGGGTTTGGTCGCGGTGACCCCGGGCAGCGGGGAGATCATGATCGCGCCGGTCTCGGTCTGCCACCAGGTGTCGACGATGGGGCAGCGGTCGTGACCGATGGTCTGCCGGTACCACATCCAGGCCTCGGGGTTGATGGGTTCACCGACGCTGCCCAGCACCCGCAGCGAGCTCAGGTCGTAGCGTTCCGGGATCTCCGCGCCCCACTTCATGAACGTCCGGATCAGGGTGGGCGCGGTGTAGTAGATCGACACCTCGTACTTGTCGACGATCTCCCAGTGCCGGCCCTCGTGCGGGGTGTTCGGGGTGCCCTCGTAGATGACCTGGGTGACCCGGTTGGCCAGGGGCCCGTAGACGATGTAGCTGTGCCCGGTGACCCAGCCGATGTCGGCGGTGCACCAGTAGACGTCCTGGCCGGGCTTGTGGTCGAAGACGACGCGGTGGGTGTACGCGGCCTGGGTGAGGTACCCGCCGGAGGTGTGCAGGATGCCCTTGGGCTTCCCGGTGGTGCCCGAGGTGTAGAGGATGAACAGGGGCTGCTCGGCCGGGAACGGCTGCGCCTCGTGCCGGTCGGACTGGGTGTCGACGAGCTCGTGCCACCACACGTCCTTGTCGGTCCAGGCGACGTCGATGCCGGTGCGTCGCACCACGAGCACGTGTTCGACGGGGGAGTCCGGTGCCGCGACGGCCTCGTCGACGGCGGCCTTGAGCGACACGGCCCGGCCGCGGCGGAACTGTCCGTCGCTGGTGATCACCAGGCGGGCCTGGGCATCCCCGATGCGCGAGCGCAGCGCCTCGGCGGAGAAGCCGCCGAAGATCACCGAGTGGGCCGCGCCCAGCCGTGCGCAGGCCAGCATCGCGACGATGGCCTCCGGGATCATCGGCAGGTAGATCGCCACCCGATCGCCGGCCTGCACGCCCAGGGAGGTGAGCGCGTTCGCCGCCCGGGACACCTCGACGAGCAGGTCGGCGTAGGTCACCGAGCGGGAGTCGCCGGGCTCGCCCTCGAAGTGGAAGGCGACGGTGTCCCCGTACCCGTCGCGCACGTGCCGGTCGACGCAGTTCTCGGCCACGTTCAGGGTGCCGTCGGCGAACCAGCGGGCGTGCGGCTTCTCCGACCAGTCCAGCACCTGCGTGAACGGGGTGGCCCAGTTCAGGTGCCGGGCCTGCTCGGCCCAGAACGCCTCCGGGTCGTCGGCCGCGCGCTGGTAGGCCTCCTCACCGAGGTTGGCCTGGGCGGCGAACTCCGCCGAGGGGGGGAAGGTGCGGTCCTCCACCGACAGGTTGTCCAGCGCGGACCCGGGCCGCCCGCCCTCGGCGCCGTGCGGTCCCCCGGTGGTTCCGGACGGGGTGGCGGGCGTCGGGATGTCGCTCACGGTTGCTCCTTCTCGGCGTCGAGTGCGCCCACCATCGTCTTCGCCGGGTGCGTGCGGGACGCGCCGCAGTGTCCGGTGGTGGGTTGCCGCGACGGTATCCCCGCCGTCCGGGCCGCGCCACAGTGCCCCGACCCGACCCTGGTGGGGAGCACGAGTATCCCTGCACAGCAACATTTCTCGGTGGGGAACCGCCCGGGCGGCTAGGGTGCCACGGTGACTGCTGCGTGGCCCGACCTGCTCGCCCTGCCCGACGTGCGGGCCGCCGCCGAGCAGGCGGAGACGACGGTGGCGGCGATCTACCGGCACCCGGCCAACCTGCGTGGGTGGCCCCGGACCGCGGCCGCGGCGTCCGTGCGGGCCGCGCGGGCCTCCGCCCTGCTGGACGGCGGTCCCGGCCGGATGGACGACGAGGTCGCCGTCGTGCAGGACCCGGTGTTGGCCGGCGCGCTGCGGGTGGCGGCCGAACTCGCCGCGCTGGTACCGGTCTGGCGCCGGGCGCCCCTGCAGGCGCTCGCCCGGCTGCACACCCTGGCCGCCGCCGACCTGGTGACGGAGGGGGAACTGGGGCGACCCCGGGAGGACGCGGGCCCCCGGGCCCGATTGGTCCGGGTGGGGCGGTTGGTCCTCGATCCGCCCTGGCCGTCGGCGGTGACGGTGGCTGTCGTGCACGCCGAACTGCTGGCCGTCAGCCCCTTCGTCGGCGCCAACGGTGTGCTGGCCCGGGCCGCCGCCCGACTCACCGCGATGACGGCGGGGTTGGACCCCCGCGGCCTCGGCGTGCCCGAGGCGGGTTTCCTCGCCGCGGGACCGGGCTACGACGCCGCCCTGGAGGCCTACCGGATCGGTGCGCCGGACGGCGTGCGGGAGTGGGTGCTGCTCTGCTGCCGGGCTCAGCTCCAGGGGGCGCGGGAGGCCCGTTCGGTGGCCGACACGCTGGCCTGACCGTCCCCACCGGGGTGAACCTCGCCCTCGGCGGCCGATCCGGAC
Proteins encoded in this window:
- a CDS encoding MarP family serine protease yields the protein MNVVDVVVVAMLLLAAVSGFRQGLITAMLTLLGAVGGAVLAIRLSPMLMTRVDDSAAKVAIGVACVVVGVGAGELIGSAVGRRIARRITWRPAKAVERTLGLLVHTAAVLVVIWMVAVPLASVPYPAVSSAIRSSEVLGRVDTVMPAPVRDLSDGLRTVFDDSGFPAILDPLAPTPDVTVPEPDPALAGDPALQAVQGSVLKIRAQSDSCSRTMSGTGFVIGPERLLTNAHVVAGSFRAVVETGAGTVDASVVVYDPERDLAVLAVPGLTAPALTFADTPAGSGDDAVVAGYPLGGPYTLGAARISSEFTLRGPDIYAADTVQREVYTVRGSVRPGNSGGPLLDPDGTVLGVVFGASVAEPEVGFALTAAEVAPVVAAGLVDDTAAGTGACTAA
- a CDS encoding MBL fold metallo-hydrolase — protein: MSWREVVTGPDLRVLVRTARRDRTTATVIAWAGRAVLVDPSWDPDELADIADRLEAERLTVVAGFATHAHHDHVLWHPRFGSAPRWASPAAADRSRRDRPGLAVALGPDFPPELVALAGDVRALDADRIPWDGPELRLVTHRAHSPGHTAVWLPDARVLLAGDMLSDVELPLPDQGPHALADHEHALTLLHPYVRRAALLVPGHGTVSDAPMDRWAADRNYLTAVLTGADPVDPRLTLPGMSEVHRDTVRQASAHLDDGLDLDG
- a CDS encoding MBL fold metallo-hydrolase is translated as MSSLRVLDPQVAVLLAPNPGPMTLDGTNSYRLAAPGTAAAVVVDPGPDDTDHLRTLAAAGPVELVLITHRHADHTAGAAAFAAMTGAPVRAVDPVHCLGASPLTADERIDAAGLTITVLATPGHTADSACFRLPGPGSGSVLTGDTILGRGTTVLAPPDGSLADYLRTLDLLAGLGAARVLPAHGPELPDLAAVCRAYRRHREERLAQVRDAVTAASLDPGDPAAVGVVTDRVYGEVDPSVRGAAESSVAAQLRYLAGGGR
- a CDS encoding RidA family protein; this translates as MSVQARLDELGITLPAVPAAAGSYLPFVRTGDLVFTAGQLPFVDGALPATGKVGAEVSPEDARTYAQLCALNLLAVIDAAVGVDQVVRVVKVVGFVASADGFTGAPGVVNGASDFLVEVFGDAGRHARSAVGVAELPLGSPVEIEAVVQVR
- the nth gene encoding endonuclease III codes for the protein MVIASRIPSTPLARTRRAHRIDAQLTVAFPDAHCELDFTTPLELAVATVLSAQCTDVRVNLTTPALFARYRTAADYAGAQRAELEEMIRPTGFFRNKASSLIGLGQALVERFDGVVPGTLGELVTLPGIGRKTANVVLGNAFGVPGITVDTHFQRLTQRWGLTEQTDPVKIEHEIGALLRPATWTMFSHRVIFHGRRVCTARKPACGACVLASTCPSYGTGPTDPVAAAALITGSEREHLLGLVEPGDHG
- a CDS encoding putative RNA methyltransferase, with product MSPSPGGLDGVLPLLVCPHCRLELSRPEPAVLACVSGHRFDVARQGYVALLGPGARTDTGDSADMVAARVDLLGSGAYAPIVDAVVQAVRGSTGDGGAVVELGAGTGYYLGACVGAVPGSTGLAIDSSRYASRRAAAVHRRVGAVLADAWSALPVRDSCADVVLSVFAPRTPSEIHRILTPGGRLVCVTPRPGHLAELRDVVPLLAVDAGKQDALVGAFAGLLEPVGSTQVEYRMELTGPQVGALIRMGPTARHLDVATVAATSRAARAVTVSVTCTVLQRPTR
- the acs gene encoding acetate--CoA ligase; translated protein: MEDRTFPPSAEFAAQANLGEEAYQRAADDPEAFWAEQARHLNWATPFTQVLDWSEKPHARWFADGTLNVAENCVDRHVRDGYGDTVAFHFEGEPGDSRSVTYADLLVEVSRAANALTSLGVQAGDRVAIYLPMIPEAIVAMLACARLGAAHSVIFGGFSAEALRSRIGDAQARLVITSDGQFRRGRAVSLKAAVDEAVAAPDSPVEHVLVVRRTGIDVAWTDKDVWWHELVDTQSDRHEAQPFPAEQPLFILYTSGTTGKPKGILHTSGGYLTQAAYTHRVVFDHKPGQDVYWCTADIGWVTGHSYIVYGPLANRVTQVIYEGTPNTPHEGRHWEIVDKYEVSIYYTAPTLIRTFMKWGAEIPERYDLSSLRVLGSVGEPINPEAWMWYRQTIGHDRCPIVDTWWQTETGAIMISPLPGVTATKPGSAMRPLPGISAVVVNDEGVPVGDGEGGYLVVDKPWPAMLRTIWGDDERYVDTYWSRFAAQGYYFAGDGAKYDTDGALWLLGRVDDVMNISGHRISTTEVESALVAHPSVAEAAVVGASDPMTGQGIVAFVILRGAAVQAAEDAAERDGDDGSAAKALIDELRAHVAKQIGPIARPRQIMVVAELPKTRSGKIMRRLLRDVAENRELGDVTTLQDSAVMNMITSGLGGGSAD
- a CDS encoding NUDIX hydrolase; protein product: MTVPAGVGDGAGRDGDPTTGRLLVDPTALPGWLRPLAQRVDGAGLPPLPRAMAQRAPADARRGAVLMLLGEGPAGPDLLLTVRADTLRAHPGQPAFPGGGADPGEDAVATALREGAEETGLHPEGVTPVALFPEVYVVPSRYRVRPVLAYWHTPGEVGPVDPAETAQVARVPIADLADPDRRGQVALRDGFVSPAFDVAGTIVWGFTGALVDLLVRAGGWERPWDPDRRLHPPGLVHPPGPVSTAG
- a CDS encoding phage holin family protein, producing the protein MSGTPHQTNRLTVPGAANAAIPLVTEPDVDRSASMGSLVKQATEHMSTLVRSEIELAKMEVTASVKSGVRGGIFFGLAAAIGVFSLFFFFFMIGEILAIWLPRSLAFAIVFIVMVLAAGALAFLGWRKVKQIKKPEQTIASLTETASTLKYAATHTPETATQGAVQPTTLPRR
- a CDS encoding Crp/Fnr family transcriptional regulator, whose amino-acid sequence is MEETLARAGIFQGVDPDAAMALGTQLETVEYPRGSSIFAEGELGDRLYVILSGKIKLGRHSPDGRENLLAVMGPSDMFGELSVFDPGPRTSSATAVTDVRLATMDRGALKEWINKRPEIAEQLLRVLARRLRRTNNSLADLIFTDVPGRVAKALLQLARQFGQQEGGHLRVTHDLTQEELAQLVGASRETVNKALADFGHRGWLRLEGKSVVLLDADRLSRRAR